In one window of Nocardia brasiliensis DNA:
- a CDS encoding AraC family transcriptional regulator, with product MASWEWRRSVTHAVILVELGEDHGLTQSQCLHGTQVDPRLLKTPGAEITAAQELGIVRNLVTRLDDPPGLGLEAGARTHITTLGVFALAVLSSPTMGQAIDVAMRYFSLMTSFARAWHVYRGEEIWLYGDDRDLPTDLRAFLAERDVSALLTNWFLVFGVPPPVLRAEIAGGLGPRLAPILAQFEIPSTESAELQLAVFDAADVDEPMPQASPLTAQLFEEQCDELLQRRGLRQGVAGSVRSVLMHRMNGRLSQEEVAAGLHMSLRTMRRRLAEEGTSYRRLCAETFGTLAEELLATGLTVEDVAYRMGYSGAPSFSNAFKQWRGVSPGRFARTAADRYRTSVPH from the coding sequence GTGGCCTCATGGGAGTGGCGGCGGTCGGTGACACACGCGGTGATCCTCGTCGAGCTCGGAGAAGATCACGGTCTGACCCAGTCGCAGTGTCTGCACGGCACGCAAGTCGACCCTCGCCTGCTGAAGACGCCCGGTGCGGAAATCACCGCGGCACAGGAGCTGGGCATCGTTCGCAATCTCGTCACGCGGCTGGACGATCCGCCGGGCCTCGGCCTGGAGGCGGGCGCCCGCACGCACATCACCACCCTCGGGGTGTTCGCGCTCGCGGTGCTCAGCAGCCCGACCATGGGCCAGGCCATCGACGTCGCCATGCGCTACTTCAGCCTGATGACCTCGTTCGCGCGCGCCTGGCACGTCTACCGTGGCGAGGAGATCTGGCTCTACGGCGACGACCGTGACCTGCCTACCGACCTGCGTGCCTTCCTCGCCGAGCGCGATGTCTCTGCGCTGCTGACGAATTGGTTCCTGGTGTTCGGCGTGCCGCCGCCGGTGTTGCGCGCCGAGATCGCCGGCGGTCTCGGCCCGCGCCTGGCGCCGATCCTGGCGCAGTTCGAGATCCCGAGCACCGAGTCCGCCGAATTGCAGCTGGCCGTGTTCGACGCCGCCGATGTCGACGAGCCGATGCCGCAGGCGAGCCCGCTCACCGCCCAGCTCTTCGAGGAGCAGTGCGACGAGCTGCTACAGCGTCGCGGCCTGCGGCAGGGGGTGGCCGGTTCGGTGCGCTCGGTGCTCATGCACCGGATGAACGGCAGACTCAGTCAGGAGGAGGTCGCCGCCGGGCTGCACATGAGCCTGCGCACCATGCGCAGGCGACTGGCCGAGGAGGGCACCTCCTATCGCCGACTTTGTGCGGAGACCTTCGGCACCCTCGCCGAGGAACTGCTCGCCACCGGCCTGACCGTCGAGGACGTCGCCTACCGGATGGGATATTCGGGCGCGCCGAGCTTTTCGAACGCGTTCAAACAGTGGCGGGGTGTGTCGCCCGGTCGCTTCGCGCGGACCGCCGCCGACCGGTATCGCACCTCGGTGCCCCACTGA
- a CDS encoding DUF5134 domain-containing protein, translating to MTQFVQQYAALRWAVVAAFLVAAAIVLGRLLAPAAAAPEHVRGQGDPVPAPRGGFAESDAAHLLMCLVMLAMLVFPAGANPIAVHGVLTALTVVFAGLLLARILESRAADGAPAADRVIPLGYQTVAAAAMLYAMSGHVASGHAEGPAPVPALVLAGLFAADALLVTVAGAILRPSADTPGYLGVVLRSGGCVAVPTGARRRWAPLPHVVMDLGTAYMLIAAVSN from the coding sequence GTGACGCAATTCGTGCAGCAGTACGCCGCGTTGCGGTGGGCGGTGGTCGCGGCGTTTCTGGTCGCGGCGGCGATCGTGCTGGGGCGGCTGCTGGCGCCCGCCGCCGCGGCGCCGGAACACGTTCGGGGGCAAGGCGATCCGGTGCCCGCGCCGCGCGGCGGGTTTGCTGAATCCGACGCCGCGCACCTGCTCATGTGCCTGGTCATGCTCGCGATGCTGGTGTTCCCTGCGGGTGCGAACCCGATCGCCGTGCACGGCGTGCTCACCGCGCTGACGGTCGTTTTCGCCGGGCTGCTGCTGGCGCGCATCCTGGAATCGCGCGCCGCGGATGGAGCGCCCGCCGCCGATCGAGTGATCCCGCTCGGATATCAGACGGTGGCCGCGGCGGCCATGCTCTACGCGATGTCCGGGCATGTCGCCTCCGGGCACGCCGAGGGACCCGCGCCGGTGCCCGCGCTGGTGCTCGCCGGTCTGTTCGCGGCGGACGCCTTGCTCGTCACGGTGGCGGGCGCGATCCTCCGTCCGAGTGCCGACACGCCGGGCTACCTGGGGGTAGTGCTTCGGTCGGGTGGGTGTGTCGCGGTGCCGACCGGCGCGCGCCGACGATGGGCGCCGCTGCCGCACGTGGTGATGGATCTCGGCACCGCGTACATGTTGATCGCCGCGGTTTCGAATTGA
- a CDS encoding Pr6Pr family membrane protein — MSADTGTALFYRILRVAFGVLGIVALAWIPLRNLHEAAFSTGNYFSFFTIESNVIGVVVLLIGGLRDPRGHRWQVLRGAATLYLLITAVVYAVLLANIDVMLTDRWINDILHRVLPIVLVADWVLVPSRVRVALSPRLVALWLIYPLVYGVYTLIRGPIVDWYPYPFIDPRGQGYVSLTIGLIVLTGVFALLAVAVAAVGGRARYGGS; from the coding sequence ATGAGCGCCGATACGGGCACGGCTTTGTTCTATCGGATTCTGCGGGTGGCCTTCGGTGTGCTCGGCATCGTCGCGCTGGCCTGGATCCCGTTGCGCAACCTGCACGAGGCGGCGTTTTCCACGGGAAACTACTTCAGCTTCTTCACCATTGAGTCGAACGTCATCGGGGTGGTCGTGCTGCTGATCGGCGGCCTGCGCGATCCGCGGGGGCACCGCTGGCAGGTGCTACGCGGCGCTGCCACCCTGTATCTGCTCATCACCGCCGTGGTCTACGCGGTGCTGCTGGCGAACATCGACGTGATGCTGACCGATCGCTGGATCAACGACATCCTGCACCGGGTGCTGCCGATCGTGCTGGTCGCCGACTGGGTGCTGGTGCCATCGCGGGTGCGGGTCGCGCTGTCGCCGCGGCTGGTGGCGCTGTGGTTGATCTATCCGCTGGTCTATGGCGTCTACACGCTGATCCGCGGTCCGATCGTGGACTGGTACCCGTATCCGTTCATCGATCCCCGAGGTCAGGGCTACGTCTCGCTGACCATCGGCCTGATCGTGCTGACCGGCGTCTTCGCCCTGCTCGCCGTCGCCGTCGCCGCGGTCGGCGGCCGGGCCCGTTACGGCGGGTCGTGA
- a CDS encoding sigma-70 family RNA polymerase sigma factor — protein MRTPRSCPPPSAAARPAALGRELVGLLAATDAGDRAAFAEFYRRTGAQVYGLALRIMRGEAAAADLTQEVYLAVWSRAGEYDPRRSSPIGWLLTLTHHLAVQRVRDAAACEWNAAYPPGGRGQVAVTSVPEQTALDRADCLDTLTPTQRDALTLTYYRGRTYREAAGQLGQSLPVVRIRLRDGLHRLEKCSAGVGADG, from the coding sequence GTGAGAACGCCGCGCTCCTGCCCGCCGCCGAGCGCCGCCGCTCGGCCCGCGGCGCTCGGTCGCGAGCTCGTCGGTTTGCTCGCCGCGACGGACGCGGGTGACCGTGCCGCGTTCGCCGAGTTCTACCGGCGTACCGGAGCACAGGTCTATGGGCTCGCCCTGCGGATCATGCGCGGCGAAGCCGCCGCCGCGGACCTCACACAGGAGGTGTATCTGGCGGTCTGGTCGCGGGCGGGGGAGTACGACCCGCGTCGGTCGAGCCCCATCGGCTGGCTGCTGACGCTCACGCATCATCTTGCGGTGCAACGGGTTCGCGACGCGGCCGCCTGCGAGTGGAACGCGGCCTACCCACCCGGCGGCCGGGGCCAGGTGGCCGTGACATCGGTGCCGGAGCAGACGGCGCTCGATCGTGCCGACTGCTTGGACACGCTCACTCCCACCCAACGCGACGCGCTCACCCTGACCTACTACCGCGGGCGCACCTACCGGGAAGCGGCCGGTCAGCTCGGGCAATCATTGCCCGTCGTGCGCATCCGCCTGCGCGACGGGCTGCACAGACTCGAGAAATGTTCGGCCGGAGTGGGCGCCGATGGCTGA
- a CDS encoding acyl-CoA synthetase gives MKLGEVATQAAQVVRRAVDETYYATLAVRAGLVTPEWPDRLARMGVSVYRSGLLGGLTGVAAVRYRDRAALIDELGTVSFRELDERTTALANAWRVRGLRDGETVAILARNHRGFHYAVFAAAKCGARIVLLNTDFAGPQLREVVAREGADLLVFDEEYTGVLGDLTAPRGRYRAWADEPGLGTLDNLIAGAPRTPLRRATTTAKVILLTSGTTGTPKGAPRREPTSLAPLGALLDKVPFRAREITECPAPLFHTLGFAHVALALGFGTTLVLRRRFDPQAVLDSMHRHRATALVAVPVMLRRLVDLGPQARAGHDFSALRIIFVAGSQLGADLCVRVTEAFGPVIYNLYGSTEVAYATIATPADLAVEPGCVGSPVSGATVKILDDDGNELPPGRTGRIFVGNDFQFEGYTGGGDKARVGKLMSSGDVGHFDSAGRLFIDGRDDDMIVSGGENVFPGEVEELLAAHPAVAEVSAFGVPDERYGQRLRAVLVLRDGHALTEDDVRDHVKAHLARFKVPRDVLFVGELPRNPTGKVLKRVLREL, from the coding sequence ATGAAACTCGGCGAGGTCGCGACGCAGGCGGCGCAGGTGGTGCGGCGGGCCGTCGACGAAACCTACTACGCCACCTTGGCGGTGCGGGCCGGGTTGGTGACCCCGGAGTGGCCGGACCGGCTCGCCAGGATGGGGGTGTCGGTCTATCGGTCCGGACTGTTAGGCGGGCTCACCGGTGTCGCCGCGGTGCGCTATCGGGACCGTGCCGCGCTGATCGACGAGCTGGGCACGGTGAGCTTTCGCGAGCTCGACGAGCGCACCACCGCGCTGGCCAACGCCTGGCGGGTGCGCGGCCTGCGCGACGGCGAGACCGTGGCGATCCTGGCCCGCAACCATCGCGGCTTCCACTACGCGGTGTTCGCCGCGGCCAAGTGCGGTGCTCGAATCGTGTTGCTCAACACCGATTTCGCGGGCCCGCAGCTGCGGGAGGTGGTCGCCCGCGAGGGCGCCGACCTGCTGGTCTTCGACGAGGAGTACACCGGCGTCCTCGGCGATCTCACCGCGCCGCGCGGGCGCTACCGGGCCTGGGCCGACGAACCGGGACTCGGCACGCTGGACAACCTGATCGCGGGCGCGCCGCGGACCCCGCTGCGCCGCGCCACCACCACCGCGAAGGTGATCCTGCTGACCAGCGGTACCACCGGCACACCGAAGGGCGCGCCGCGCCGCGAGCCCACTTCGCTCGCGCCGCTGGGCGCACTGCTCGACAAGGTGCCGTTCCGGGCCAGGGAGATCACCGAATGCCCGGCGCCGCTGTTCCATACGCTCGGCTTCGCGCACGTGGCCCTGGCGCTCGGCTTCGGCACCACGCTGGTGCTGCGCCGTCGCTTCGACCCGCAGGCGGTGCTCGACAGCATGCACCGGCATCGCGCCACCGCCCTGGTCGCGGTGCCGGTGATGTTGCGACGCCTGGTCGATCTGGGTCCGCAAGCCCGTGCGGGACACGACTTCTCCGCGTTGCGGATCATCTTCGTCGCGGGCTCGCAGCTCGGCGCGGACCTCTGTGTGCGGGTGACCGAGGCGTTCGGCCCGGTGATCTACAACCTGTACGGCTCCACCGAGGTGGCCTACGCGACCATCGCCACGCCCGCCGACCTGGCCGTCGAGCCCGGCTGCGTGGGCAGTCCCGTCTCCGGCGCCACGGTCAAGATCCTCGATGACGACGGTAACGAGCTGCCGCCGGGACGCACCGGGCGGATCTTCGTCGGCAACGACTTCCAGTTCGAGGGCTACACCGGCGGCGGCGACAAGGCGCGCGTCGGCAAGCTCATGTCCAGCGGCGATGTCGGCCACTTCGACAGCGCGGGCAGGCTTTTCATCGACGGTCGCGACGACGACATGATCGTCTCCGGCGGCGAGAACGTCTTCCCCGGCGAGGTGGAGGAGCTGCTCGCCGCGCACCCGGCCGTCGCGGAGGTGAGCGCGTTCGGTGTGCCCGACGAGCGCTACGGCCAGCGGCTGCGCGCGGTGCTCGTGCTGCGCGACGGACACGCGCTGACCGAGGACGATGTGCGCGATCACGTCAAAGCCCACCTGGCCCGCTTCAAGGTGCCCCGTGACGTGCTGTTCGTCGGCGAACTCCCGCGCAATCCCACCGGCAAGGTGCTCAAACGCGTACTGCGCGAACTGTGA
- a CDS encoding SDR family NAD(P)-dependent oxidoreductase, with amino-acid sequence MSRKTLTGKRIAITGGAHGIGRETALAFLAEGADIVLGDVDVGSVRAVADQLSRTHGGTVLGLALDVTDSARFASFLDYATRKLGGLDVLVNAADVMPSGPFLAETEAETDHQIAVNLRAVITGTRLAAARFAGHGHGHGHGHGHGHGHGHGHGQIVNIGTAAGVTGALGVAVYCATKHGVVGLGAALDHELAERGVTVSTVAAGSITDPVAVADAVVEAVQRPRGGLISVAAPRGLRGGVLRRVFARDGQGH; translated from the coding sequence ATGTCTCGAAAAACACTCACTGGCAAACGAATCGCGATCACCGGGGGCGCGCACGGCATCGGGCGCGAGACCGCACTGGCTTTCCTCGCCGAGGGCGCCGACATCGTCCTCGGCGACGTGGACGTCGGATCGGTGCGCGCGGTGGCCGACCAGCTGTCCAGGACGCACGGCGGTACCGTGCTCGGCCTGGCCCTCGACGTCACCGACAGTGCGCGGTTCGCGAGCTTTCTCGACTACGCCACGCGCAAACTCGGCGGGCTGGACGTGCTGGTGAACGCCGCCGACGTGATGCCGTCGGGTCCGTTCCTCGCCGAGACCGAGGCCGAGACCGACCACCAGATCGCGGTCAACCTGCGCGCGGTCATCACCGGAACCCGCTTGGCCGCAGCACGATTCGCCGGCCACGGGCACGGGCACGGGCACGGGCACGGGCACGGGCACGGGCACGGGCACGGGCACGGGCAGATCGTGAACATCGGCACCGCGGCCGGGGTGACCGGTGCGCTGGGGGTCGCGGTGTACTGCGCGACCAAGCACGGCGTGGTCGGACTCGGCGCGGCACTCGATCACGAACTCGCCGAGCGCGGCGTCACCGTCAGCACCGTGGCGGCGGGGTCGATCACCGATCCGGTGGCGGTCGCCGACGCCGTGGTCGAGGCGGTACAGCGGCCCCGCGGCGGGCTCATCAGTGTGGCCGCGCCCCGTGGGCTGCGCGGCGGGGTGCTGCGCCGCGTCTTCGCGCGCGACGGCCAGGGGCACTGA
- a CDS encoding anti-sigma factor, which translates to MAEPLSRADAELLDLAYPCALDAVAEIERRRIEQRLEAADPAVRQAFLDTVWRMREVMARVAVLDAREPPPELEARILAALPAQPRPRPDAQWTRRRCAVTVAAAACLVLGGVVVADRTNDLPPVSSADQATRTLAGPVTGGGSVVVEVSPGLRVVRVVFDGVARPRVGQVYQVWLVPTGAAPRSAGVLDEMPSVAKPFVATFTPGEQLAISVEPPGGSKAPTNPIAGVPLF; encoded by the coding sequence ATGGCTGAGCCGCTCTCGCGCGCGGACGCGGAACTGCTCGACCTCGCCTACCCGTGCGCGCTCGACGCCGTCGCCGAGATCGAACGCAGACGCATCGAGCAGCGGCTCGAGGCAGCGGATCCGGCTGTGCGACAAGCCTTTCTGGATACGGTGTGGCGGATGCGCGAGGTGATGGCGCGGGTCGCGGTGCTCGACGCGCGGGAACCGCCGCCGGAACTCGAGGCCAGGATCCTGGCGGCGCTGCCCGCACAGCCGCGGCCTCGACCGGATGCGCAATGGACGCGGCGCAGATGTGCGGTGACGGTGGCCGCCGCGGCGTGCCTGGTGCTCGGCGGTGTGGTGGTCGCGGATCGGACGAACGACCTGCCGCCGGTGTCGAGCGCGGACCAGGCGACACGCACGCTGGCCGGGCCGGTCACCGGCGGCGGCTCGGTGGTCGTGGAGGTCTCGCCCGGCCTGCGGGTGGTGCGGGTCGTGTTCGACGGCGTCGCGCGACCGCGGGTGGGGCAGGTGTATCAGGTGTGGCTGGTACCCACGGGCGCGGCACCGCGCTCGGCCGGGGTGCTCGACGAAATGCCTTCCGTCGCAAAGCCGTTCGTGGCCACGTTCACACCGGGGGAGCAGCTCGCGATCAGTGTGGAACCACCGGGTGGGTCGAAGGCGCCGACGAACCCGATCGCGGGGGTGCCGCTGTTCTGA
- a CDS encoding aspartate aminotransferase family protein, with protein MNSLWHGFADMGAVERDGAFVVARGEGAYIYDAAGKRYLDATAGLWFTNVGHGRGEIADAVAAQLRQIAHYSNFGDFAEPATQELAERLSALAPVPGSKIFFTSGGSDSVDTAAKLARRYWHELGRPDKTIVVGRSKAYHGMHVAGTALAGIPVNREGYGELMADARTVDWDDAKALLALIEEIGAERIAAFFCEPIIGAGGIYLPPQGYLAEVRRICRDHDILFVADEVVTGFGRIGGSWFASSRFDLEPDLMTTAKGLTSGYLPMGAVFIAPRVAEPFFSGGVWWRHGYTYGGHAGSAAAALANLDIVERENLLAEAARLESTLHAKLAPLAEHPRVAEIRSGLGAVAAVQLVDPAEGLPMVKTLRAHGISSRAAGQGAMQISPSFVMTDDQVDELVAGFAAALG; from the coding sequence ATGAACTCGCTGTGGCACGGATTCGCCGATATGGGTGCGGTCGAGCGGGACGGCGCGTTCGTCGTCGCCCGGGGCGAGGGCGCCTATATCTACGATGCCGCGGGCAAGCGCTACCTCGACGCCACCGCCGGACTGTGGTTCACCAACGTCGGGCACGGGCGCGGCGAGATCGCCGACGCGGTCGCCGCCCAGCTGCGCCAGATCGCGCACTACTCCAACTTCGGCGACTTCGCCGAGCCCGCCACCCAGGAACTCGCCGAGCGGCTCTCCGCGCTGGCGCCGGTGCCGGGCAGCAAGATCTTCTTCACCTCCGGCGGCTCGGACTCGGTGGACACCGCGGCCAAGCTGGCCCGTCGGTACTGGCACGAGCTCGGCAGGCCGGACAAGACGATCGTGGTCGGGCGCAGCAAGGCATATCACGGCATGCATGTCGCGGGCACCGCGCTGGCAGGCATCCCGGTCAACCGCGAAGGCTACGGCGAGCTGATGGCCGACGCGCGCACCGTCGACTGGGACGACGCCAAGGCGCTGCTCGCGCTGATCGAGGAGATCGGCGCCGAACGGATCGCCGCGTTCTTCTGTGAGCCCATCATCGGCGCGGGCGGCATCTACCTGCCGCCGCAGGGCTACCTCGCCGAGGTGCGCCGGATCTGCCGCGACCACGACATCCTCTTCGTCGCCGACGAGGTGGTCACCGGGTTCGGCCGGATCGGCGGCTCGTGGTTCGCCTCGTCGCGCTTCGACCTCGAGCCCGACCTGATGACCACCGCGAAGGGCCTCACCTCCGGGTACCTGCCGATGGGCGCGGTGTTCATCGCCCCGCGCGTGGCCGAACCGTTCTTCAGCGGCGGTGTCTGGTGGCGGCACGGCTACACCTACGGCGGGCACGCGGGGTCGGCCGCCGCGGCGCTGGCCAACCTCGACATCGTCGAGCGGGAGAACCTCCTGGCCGAGGCCGCGCGCCTGGAGTCGACCCTGCACGCGAAGCTGGCGCCGCTGGCCGAGCATCCGCGCGTCGCGGAGATCCGCAGCGGGCTCGGCGCCGTCGCCGCGGTGCAGCTGGTCGATCCCGCCGAGGGCCTTCCCATGGTGAAAACCCTGCGCGCCCACGGCATTTCCAGTCGCGCCGCGGGCCAGGGCGCCATGCAGATCTCGCCGTCGTTCGTCATGACCGACGACCAGGTCGACGAGCTGGTGGCCGGCTTCGCCGCGGCCCTCGGCTGA
- a CDS encoding PhzF family phenazine biosynthesis protein, with amino-acid sequence MATQVDVVRVFTDSAGRFGNELGIARAADVAAADHQALAAKAGYSETVVVENAVDGVARMRIYTPTVELPFAGHPSVGTAWWLAEHHTPIHRLEVPAGPVAVELADGLTWITARAEWTPNFTFHEVPDAEELAALRPDDFTGGPHYLWTWTDKNRGVLRSRMFAPTLGIAEDEATGAAAVAITAQLRRSLIITQGKGSQLFTGWDSDGWVRLGGRVVAEQAVDL; translated from the coding sequence ATGGCAACACAGGTAGATGTTGTGCGAGTGTTCACCGACAGCGCCGGGCGCTTCGGGAACGAACTCGGCATCGCCCGCGCCGCGGACGTGGCCGCAGCCGATCATCAGGCGCTCGCGGCCAAGGCCGGCTACAGCGAGACCGTCGTGGTCGAGAACGCGGTCGACGGTGTCGCGCGGATGCGGATCTACACGCCGACCGTCGAGTTGCCCTTCGCCGGGCACCCCAGCGTCGGCACCGCCTGGTGGCTCGCCGAACACCACACCCCGATCCACCGGCTCGAGGTCCCGGCGGGACCGGTCGCGGTGGAACTGGCCGATGGCCTCACCTGGATCACCGCCCGCGCGGAGTGGACGCCGAACTTCACCTTCCACGAGGTGCCCGACGCCGAGGAACTCGCCGCGCTGCGCCCGGACGATTTCACCGGCGGCCCGCACTACCTGTGGACCTGGACCGACAAGAACCGCGGTGTGCTGCGCTCGCGTATGTTCGCGCCCACCCTCGGGATCGCCGAGGACGAGGCCACCGGCGCGGCCGCGGTCGCCATCACCGCGCAGCTGCGCCGCAGCCTGATCATCACGCAGGGCAAGGGTTCTCAGCTGTTCACCGGCTGGGACTCCGACGGCTGGGTCCGCCTCGGCGGCCGGGTGGTCGCCGAGCAGGCCGTCGACCTCTGA
- a CDS encoding GNAT family N-acetyltransferase, with amino-acid sequence MPIETDQSVAPTRDELALRIVVDDLTGPEIAALLTEHRADMAAHSPADSMHALDLDALRRPEVTFWSGWDGDRLAGCAALVALDTAHAEIKSMRTAATHRRRGVASILLRHLLTEATARGYRRVSLETGTPEYFAPARRLYAAYGFEPCPPFGDYRLDPYSAFLTRTL; translated from the coding sequence ATGCCCATCGAAACCGACCAGTCCGTAGCGCCGACTCGGGACGAACTCGCCTTGCGGATCGTCGTCGACGACCTGACCGGGCCGGAGATCGCCGCGCTGCTCACCGAGCACCGCGCCGACATGGCCGCACACTCGCCGGCCGACAGCATGCACGCGCTGGACCTGGACGCGTTGCGCCGCCCGGAAGTCACTTTCTGGAGCGGGTGGGACGGCGATCGCCTCGCGGGCTGCGCCGCGCTCGTAGCGCTGGACACCGCGCACGCCGAGATCAAATCCATGCGCACCGCGGCGACCCACCGGCGCCGCGGCGTCGCCTCGATCCTGCTACGGCACCTGCTGACCGAGGCCACCGCACGCGGCTATCGCCGGGTCAGTCTGGAGACCGGGACGCCGGAGTACTTCGCTCCCGCCCGGCGGCTCTATGCCGCATACGGTTTCGAGCCGTGCCCGCCGTTCGGCGACTACCGGCTCGACCCCTACAGCGCGTTCCTGACGCGCACGCTCTGA